Proteins found in one Actinokineospora alba genomic segment:
- a CDS encoding AzlD domain-containing protein: MTLIPILVLALGTFAFRFGGVMLRERVTMPEHLRELLSTSAIVLLVALVATSSLAKGPSFAGWALPAGVLVGGVLAWRKAPFVVVVAAAAATAALLRLAGVA; encoded by the coding sequence ATGACGCTGATCCCGATTCTCGTGCTCGCCCTGGGCACCTTCGCGTTCCGCTTCGGCGGCGTCATGCTGCGCGAGCGGGTCACCATGCCCGAGCACCTCCGCGAGTTGCTCTCCACCTCGGCGATCGTTCTGCTCGTCGCCCTGGTCGCGACCTCGTCGCTGGCCAAGGGGCCGTCCTTCGCGGGCTGGGCACTGCCCGCGGGGGTCCTGGTGGGTGGCGTGCTCGCCTGGCGCAAAGCGCCGTTCGTCGTCGTCGTGGCCGCCGCGGCCGCGACCGCCGCGCTGCTCCGGCTCGCCGGAGTGGCGTGA